The Miscanthus floridulus cultivar M001 chromosome 17, ASM1932011v1, whole genome shotgun sequence genome has a window encoding:
- the LOC136515503 gene encoding auxin-responsive protein SAUR41-like, with amino-acid sequence MAAPSKGATRKSLISRTLERCKSGLNRIGTVGRARSSPAVAGCFPVYVGPERVCFVVRAEYSSHPLFRRLLDDAEREYGHAARGPLALPCDVDAFLDVLWHMEHGDGGGDGDEDGDG; translated from the exons ATGGCGGCGCCGAGCAAGGGAGCCACCAGGAAGAGCCTGATATCAAGAACCCTGGAGCGGTGCAAGTCTGGGCTGAACCGGATCGGCACTGTCGGACGGGCACGGTCGTCGCCGGCGGTCGCCGGGTGCTTCCCGGTGTACGTGGGTCCCGAGCGGGTGTGCTTCGTGGTGCGCGCGGAGTACTCCTCCCACCCGCTCTTCCGCCGCCTCCTCGACGACGCCGAGCGTGAGTACGGGCACGCGGCGCGGGGCCCGCTTGCGCTGCCGTGCGACGTCGACGCGTTCCTCGACGTCCTGTGGCACATGGAGCATGGCGATGGCGGTGGAGACGGAGATGAAGACGGGGATGG ttga